Part of the Phycisphaerales bacterium genome, GGCTCCCCACGAGCTCTGGGCCGACGAAGCCGGCGAATCGCTCGGCCCGCTCATGATGGTCCCCGACGACGGCTCGGACTAGATCGAGCCACCCTGCTTCGGCGCTATCGTGCTGCGTGACCCACGCCGAGCCCACGCCGCTGCCGGTCCCGGTCGACTGCCCGCACGTCGTCCTCTTCGGCGGCACGTTCGACCCGCCGCACGTTGCGCACGTCTCCCTGGCTGATCTCGGCCGGCAGAAGCTGCAAGACCGCATCGGCGCACGCGCATTCCTTGTCTTCGTGCCTGCCGCGCGGTCGCCGCACAAGGACGACGCCCCCACCGCAACCGACGCCCAACGCGTCGAGATGCTGCGCCTCGCCACGCATGATCTGCCCGACTGCACCATCTGGACCGACGAGCTCGACCGTGCCAACGAAGGCGAACCGAGCTACTGGGTCCGCACCCTTGCGCGAGCCGCGTCGCTCCTGGCCGATCGCACGCTCTGGTTCATGATCGGCGCCGACCAGGCCGTCAGCTTTCACCGCTGGCGCGACGCCCGCCGCATGCTCGAACTCGCCCACCCGCTCGTCCTGCCCAGGCACCCCATCTCGACCGCGGCCCATCTGCGCACGGCGATGGCGAACGCCTCGTTCTGGAGCGAAGGCGAACTCGACCGCTGGACGGCGTCATTGATCGACGTGGATCTGATTCGGGCCGCGTCGACGACCGTGCGAAAGGCCCAAGGCTCGTCCGTCGACACGCCAATGCACCCGAGCGTGCTCGAGTTCGTGCGTCGACACGGGCTCTACGGTCGGACCTGATCTACGCGCCGGCCGCAACAGCACCACCGACGGCCGACTTCAGTTGGTCGACCTTGTCGGTCTTCTCCCAGGTGAAGTAGCCGTTGCCGTCTCGTTCGAATGGCTTGCGGCCGAAGTGTCCGTGCCGTGCGGTCAGGCGGTAGATGGGCTTGCGCAGCTGCAGGGTCTCGATGATGCCACGCGGCGTGAGCGGGAACACCTTCCGGATGGCCTTCTCGATCTGGTCCAGGTCGGCCTTCTCGGTGCCGAGGCAGTCCACGTGCACGCTGGTGGGCTCGACCACGCCGATGGCGTAGCTGAGCTGCACCTCGCACACGTCGGCCAGCTCGGCCGCCACCACGTTCTTGGCGATGTACCGAGCCATGTAGGCCGCCGAGCGATCGACCTTGGTGGGGTCCTTGCCGCTGAATGCGCCGCCGCCGTGCCGGCCGCGGCCGCCGTAGGTATCGACGATGATCTTCCGGCCCGTCAGCCCGGCGTCGCCGTGCGGCCCACCGATCTCGAACTGGCCCGTGGGGTTGACGTGGATGGTGATGCCCGAGTTCCACCACTCGCCCAGGACGGGCTTGAAGACGTGCTCGATGACCTGCTTGCGCAGCTCCTGCTGCTTGCCGTTCCAGCTCTTGTCGTGCTGGGTGCTCATGAGCACGGTGTCGACCCGGACGGGCTTGAGGCCCTCATACTCGATGGTGACCTGGCTCTTGGCATCCGGACGCAGGCCGGGGATGATCCCGTCTCGCCGCACCTGTGCCTGCCGCTCGACGAGCCGGTGCGAGAGCTGGATCGGCAGCGGCATCAGCTCATCGGTCTCGTTGCAGGCAAAGCCGAACATCAGGCCCTGGTCGCCCGCGCCCTCGCGGTCGACGCCCTGGGCGATGTCGGGGCTCTGCTTGTTGAGCGCGACGAGCACGGCGCACGAGTCGCAGTCGAACCGCATCTCCGCGTCGTCGTAGCCGATGTCGCGGATCGTGTCACGGACGACGTCCTGGATGTCGACGTACGTGCTCGTCGTCACCTCGCCCGACACGACGACCAGGCCCGTGGCCACCATCGTCTCGACCGCCACGCGCGAGTACGGGTCGTCCTTGAGCATCACGTCCAGGATCGCGTCCGAGATCTGGTCGGCGACCTTGTCGGGGTGGCCCATCGAGACGGACTCGGACGTAAACAGCGACGTGCGGTTGTTGGCCATCGAACTTCGGTCTCCCGGCACTGAGCCTCACGGGCCGCCCGCGGTCGATGCGGCGCCCACCCCCGGCCGCGGCCATGCCAGCATCCCGCCGGCCGGTGGATCAAGGATCAGTCTAGCGGCCAAGAACCGAATGTCTCGGCCCGAAACCAACACTGGGGCCAACCGCCCAGCCCTACGCTTGCCCATGCCCACACCCGCCGGCCAGAAGCAACGCACCACCACCAGGAAGCGCGCTCCGACCAAGCCGGCCACCAAAACGACCCCGAACGCCACCTCGACCAAGACCAATCCCGCCAAGCGGAACCTGTCCTACGCCGACTCGGGCGTCGACATCGACGCCGGCGATCGCTTCGTCCAGGCCATCTTGGGCCTCATGCGGCGCACCCACGGCCCGCGCGTGCTCAAGAACGACGGCGGATTCGCCGGCCTCTTCCGCCTCGACTTCAACGAGAAGCTCTTCAAGCGCAACTACAAGGAGCCCGTGCTCGTCGCGGCCACCGACGGCGTGGGCACCAAGCTCAAGCTCGCCCGGGACACCAATACCTTCGACACCGTGGGCCAGGACCTGGTGGCCATGTGCGTCAACGACCTGATCGTCGAGGCCGCCGAGCCGCTCTTCTTCCTCGACTACCTGGCCATCCCCAAGGTCGAGCACCTCATGCTCGTCGACCTGGTCAAGGGCGTGGCCGAGGGCTGCAAGATTGCTGGCTGCAGCCTCCTGGGCGGCGAGACCGCCGAGCTTCCGGGCATCTATCCCGAGGGCGAATTCGACATGGCCGGCTTCGCCGTGGGCGTCGTTGAGTTGCGCAAGGCCACCAGCGGCATGAAGGTCGAGCCCGGTGACGTCGTGCTCGGCCTGGCCTCCAGCGGCCTGCATTCCAATGGCTTCAGCCTCGTCCGCCGCATCGTCGAGCACGCCGGACTCGACCTCAGCCAGACCTACCCCGAGCTCGACCCCGAGCAGCCGCTCGGCCGCGTCCTGCTCACGCCCACGCGCATCTATGCGCCGAGCATCACCAAGCTCCTGCGCGGCTACAAGGTCAAGCGGGTCGTCAGCGGCATGGCCCACATCACCGGCGGCGGCCTGGCCGGCAACCTCGAACGCTCCTTGAACCCCGGCGTCGACGCCGTCCTCGATCGCAAGGCGTGGACGGTGCCGCCCGTGTTCACGTTCCTCAAGAAGCACGGCAGCGTCCGCGGTCCGGAGATGGACAAGGTCTTCAACATGGGCATCGGCTTCTGCGTCGTGGTCCGCCCCGCCTTTGCCGACGCCGTGGCCGACAAGCTGGCTCGCTCGGGCGAGCGCGTCAGCCGCATCGGCGTCATCCGCCGGGGCCAGGGCCGCGTCGTGTTCCGCTCGTAGCCGACCCAGCGACTTGTTTGATCTTTGATTGGTATAGATCGGGGTCTGGACCAACTCGTCGAGGGTAATCAGGGACAATCCCAAGTGCACCCAACCCCGATCGACCCGCGAATCGTGTTGTGATTCCGTGTGGTTCTGGTATACTGGACCGCAAGGGGAGGTCGCGGCGCGTGCCGCCCTCCGTCAGCGAGGCGTCGCCCAGGGACACGAGGCCCGGGCGACAAGCGGTGTGTCATCGGTTCTGCTCAGGTCAACATCTCCGCCGGCGTTCCCTCGGTCGCCTTTCCGTTCTGGAAGAAGGCGACCGGCCGGCGGCTACAAAGGCCTGATCTTGGCGGTTCCGTGCATGCCATACCGACGGGGACATGTTCCATGCGAGTGCAACGACTCGGACGTGACCGGAGCAAGGGCGCATTCACGCTCATCGAGCTCTTGGTCGTCATCGCCATCATCGCCCTGCTCATCGGCATCCTGCTGCCCGCCCTCGGCCAGGCGCGACTGCTGGGCTACCAGGCCGTCTCGCTGAGCAACGTGCGACAGTTGCAAGTCGCCTTCTTCAACTACAAGGCCGACTTCAACGATGACATCCCGATGAAGATGTCCTGGCGCAATGGCGGCATCGGCGGTTGGTGCACCTGGAGCTACGGCGGCAAGGACGCTTCGGAGTACTGGCGTACCCGCAGCGGCGGCGTCTTCGACGAGCCGGCCTATACCAAGCCCCTGAACCCGTACGTCTATCCCGACCTGAATCTGCCCGAGCCCAACGGTTACAACCCCGCCCCGGTGCGATACGAAGAAGGTCGTCCCGACGACCGGCAGCGTGAGGTGCTCGAGATGCCGGCGTTCCGCTCGCCCGGCGACAAGAAGACGCACCAGCGCACGTGGCCCGAGCCCAACACCCAGCTCGGCAGCTACGACGACGTCGGCACCAGCTACCACGTGAACATGCGCTGGTGGGACGCCGGCGACATGCGCCAGTTCTCGGCGTGGACGACGGGCGGCAGGGGGCCGATCCGGTATCCCAAGGGCAGCGAGAGGTGGGAAGAGGGCATGAAGCGCTTCCGCCAGGCCGAGTTCTTCGATGCCTCGAAGATGGTCTGGATCCACGATCAGACCGCCGACGTGGTCGCCAACGACGACCAGGGCCGTGATTGGCTGGGCGAGTTCAACGAACTCAACAAGAGCGTCATGGCGTTCTACGACGGCCACGCCGAGTACGTGCTCATCGAGCCGAAGGATCCGAGCGATCCGGAGGCCAACCTGACGACGAACAAGTACACGTTCATCTTCAACCCACGCTAAGCGTGGCCTGATCCGAGCAATACAGAGAGCCGCGCCCTGCGTGGCTCTTTGTTCATTCGTTGCGTCACGCTCACACCGAGGTACCGAGATCCATGTCCGACTTCCTGCAGGAACTCAAGTACAAGCTCCAGCCACTCACCGACAAGCTCGGCGGCGACAACAAGGCCATCGGCAAGCTCGCGATCTACGCGGTGATCGTCGTCGTTGGCTTCGGCGTGCTGGCATGGAGCCTCTGGCCCAGCAGCCGCCCGATCTCGTCGAACCCGCGGAACCCGCAAGCCGCGGCCGCAGCCGATGAGCCGCGCGATCCAGGTGCACCGCCACCGCCACCCTCGGGCAGTTCTCGCATGGCGCCGGGAGCCGACGGCTAATCAACGACACGATTCTAAAGAGCAAGGGGGCCTGAACGGCCCCCTGTTTCGTTGGCGCTCTCGGTAGTCTCGATCGGTCGGCGACGACAGAGGCAACGGCCGGCTTCAATCGGTCCAAGGACTCAGGAACTGTCTCGCGCAGTTGACTCGGCCGATCGACGAGCTACGAACCAGAGGACGAGGAGCCGCTACTCCCGCATCGCCGCACCAACCGCTTCGGCCAGGCGCTCCGCCAACGACCTCGGAGCCACGCTCGACTCGAAGGGACCATGCTGCACCGACTCATCGTCGTCGGTGGCAATCCGATGCTCGGCCAGCAGCATCCATGGTCCGCCATCGACGGCAAACGCAACGCCCTGTCCGAGATCGCCGAGCCAAGCCGGACGTCGATCCACGGCGATTGCCCGCACGCGTCCTGCGTCGGCCCGCGACGTGCGCGTCACACGCTCGAAGACGCGTGCCGACGACGCGTCTCCGACCACGAGCAAGACCAGCGTCGCATCGAGCATCGCGGCCAGCGGTGCGAGGCGCGCTTCGGCCAGCTGTCCAACCAGCCGTGCGCGTTCGTCCGCCAGCCTGGCCGAGAGCGCCAGCACGACCACGCGATCGCCTTCGCCCGCGACGCCCCGGAGCGTCGCCACCCGGCCTCGGGCGTCGGTGCCGATGGCGTCTCCGAAAACCTCGCCCGCGCGCACCGGTGCGGGAGGCTCGCCGAGCTCTGCAAGCGTGGCGACCACCTCGACGTCGAGCGACGGCGCTTCGAACCAGTCTGCATCGCTCTGCAAAGCCTCGATGCTGGCCCTCGCGACGAGGCGGCCTCCCCGCCGGGCTTCGATCGCTGCCAGCCGGCCGTCTCGTCCCGCGCTCAGCTCGAGCGAAGCGCCCAAGGAGACACCGGCGTATCGATCCAGTTCTCCGGACGCAACGAGCGACCACGAAAGCGGCGGCATGAACGCCAGCATCCGACTCGGCGGGTCGGCAAACGCCAGATCGAGCTGCGGCGCGAGCAGCGGCGGGAGCACGGTCTCGAGCGACTCGCGTCCGAACGGCTCGGGCAGCGGTGCCACGAACACGCGGGAACGATCGCCGGCGCGCCAGGCGATCAGCCGACCGGGCTCGGCCACCACCCGCAGCGGGTTGGCCTCGCCCATCGAGAGCGATACGGCGGGATCGTCGCTCTTTCGGATCGCGATCGTCATGACGTCTCGCAAGGCCGGCCCCGAAGCACGCGGCACTTCGATTTCCATCCGATCGACGACCGATCCCGATCGATATGCGTCGAGCAACGCATCGAGCGGACCTTCTTCTTGGGCCGCGGACGCTTCCGACGCGGCGACGCATGCCACGACGACCGCTAGGCCGACCGCAAGAACGACGCCGAGCCTCACGCCTCGGCCCCAACCCGCGCCGCGCGCAGGCGTTCGGTCAGTCGTCCGATGCTCATCGTCCAGCCGGGCGGCTTCAACGCCGGCGCAAGATCCGCCAGTGGCTCGAGGACGAACAACCGCTCGGCCATCCGCGGGTGCGGCACCGTCAATCCGGGTTCGTCGATCGCCTGCTGCCGGAACAAGAGCAGGTCGAGGTCGAGCGTCCGCGGCCCCCACCGCTGCTCGCGCGCCCGGTCTCGCCCGTACCGCCGCTCGATCTCGAGCATGCCGTCGAGCAACGCCCGCGCCGAGCAGTCGACCTCGAGCATCGCCACGGCATTCACGAAGTCGGGCTGGTCGGCCACGCCCACGGGCGTGGTCGTGTAGAGGCGGCTCGTGGCGATGACGCGGACGCCGGCGATCGTGCCGAGTTCGCTCGCGGCGCGGATGACGTTGCCCGCCGGATCGTTTAGGTTGCTGCCCAGCCCGACGTAGGCCTTGCGCTCTTCTGCGAGCGGCGTGCGAGCTTCGAGGTACCAGGCGTCTTCGGCGGGGTTGTCCACGACCAATGAAAGCGGCCGCCTGCGTCGTGGGCAAGCGGCCGGGAAGGTCTATCTGGATCTCGCGATGGGCGTCGCCCGCGCCGGGCTATTCCATCGGCTCCAACTCGCGGGTGCGGTGCTGCATCTGGGCCTTCAGCCGCTCGAGGATCGCGCTGTGCATCTGGCTCACGCGGCTCTCGGAGAGCGCCAGCGTCGCGCCGATCTCCTTCATCGTCATGCTCTCGTAGTAATACAAGATAACGATCAGCCGCTCGGCCCGGCTAAGCCCCTTGGTCAGCATGTCGCGCAGGTCCTTGCGCTGCATGGTCCGAACGGGGTTGTCGGCTCCGTCGCGCATGACCTCGAGGTCACGCGTTTCGCCGCCGCTGCTGTCGCTGGCCTTACGCGTCATCGACATCGTCGAGACGGCGCGGCTGTCGCGGCGGATCTTGTCGAACTCGTCCTTGCCGACGCCGAGCCGCTTGGCGACCTGATCATCCGACGCGGGCTGGCCGGTCTCCATCTCGATGGAGCGGCGGACGCCGTCGACCTTGGCCGACCGGCTGCGCACCAGGCGCGGCACCCAATCCATGGCGCGGAGTTCGTCGAGGATGGCGCCCTGCACGCGGCGGGCGCAGTACGTCTCGAACTTCACGTTCTTCTCGAGCTGGAACGCCGAGATGGCCCCCATGAGTCCGAACATGCCGGCCTGCACCAGGTCTTCGACGTCGACCTCGTCGGGCAGCCGCGCGTGGATGCGCTCGGCGTTGTACCGCACGATCGGCAGGTACTTCTCCCAAAGGAAGTTTCGGATCTCGTCGCTCGGCTCGGTCGCGTAGAGCTTCCAGACCTCGCGAATGTCCATTTCCGCATACACCGAATCGACCGCGACTTCCGCTGCGTCGGCCGAAGCACGGACGCGAGAAGGACGGACTTTCGGAGACTTGGACGATTTGAGAGCGGTGGGCATGGTCGGCTCCCTGACCCCTGTTCCATCGAGCCCGACACTCCGGCAAACCGGTCTTCGGGCTGTGGTCGCGCGTGCCATCCGTGGTCACGCACTGTTGAGTATACAGAATACCAAGGTCGAACGCCAGCGTTTCAACAATCTCACGAAGATGTTTTCTGATTTGCTGCAGCCGGGTCAGCCTCCGCGACCCCGCGCAGCTCTCGCTCGCGATCGACCACACGCTGTGCGATCAATTCAAAGACGTATCCAACCGCGACCCCAAGCCCATAACAACCAAGGCACGACACGATGGCGCGAAGCATGACGCTCGACGCATCGCTCGAGGTGATCAATCCCGAGAGCATCGCAACCGAGAACCCGCACAACCCGCAGAGCGGGCCGCAAACGCGCGATGGCAACGGTTGGGACGATCCTGACGGCGGCATGTGCCACCTCCATCGGCCACGAGCCTGGGCGACTCAAGCCGATTTGCGCACGAAAGTTGTGTTCAGCGCAGGAAGTGCGCAACGCCGCACCCGGTCGGCGTCGCTATCGGCCCCGCACGATCCGTGCCAGCAGGCCGCGCGCGGGGCGCCCCTTCCGATCAGAATCCGATCGTTCGCATTCGATCTCTTCCGACAGACGCTGCACCACCCTGTTCAAGTGGCGAGCAGCGCTCGACTTAGGCGCTGCGAGCGCCAGCGGGCGTCGCACCCGCGAGCAGCGCTGCACGATCGGATCTTCCGGAACGTGCCCCACCATCGGCAGGCCGCACCCGAGGAATCGTGCCGCGACCTCCGCCACCCGAGCGTGCGCGGCCTGCGCATCGCCGGCGTCCTTCGCACGATTGATCAGCAAGTACGGAATTCGTTCGCATTGGATGTTGCGCACGCTCTTCACGAGCGCGTACGCGTCGGCGAGCGACGCCGGATCGGGCGTCGCGACCACCAAGGGCAAGGCCGCTCGCGCAAGGCCATCGCGCACCGAGGCCCCGAGCCCCGCGCCGTGATCGACGACGACCACGTCCATCGCGCGGCTCAAGAGGTCGACCGTTTGCGCGACCGCCGCGCGGGCGTCCGCACCCGACGCGAGCCGCAGCGGACCGACCATGCCCGGCACGACGACCATGCCCGCTGGTCCACGCATCGAGATCCGGCGGACGAGGTCGACCGTGACCCGGTCGCCCTGGGCCACGCGCGCGACCGCTTCGGTCAGCCGGGCCGTCGGTCGCAGCCCACAGATCAGGTCGGCATTGGCCAGGCCCAGGTCGGCGTCGACGAGCGCGACTCGAAGCCCGCGCTTGGCCAGCGCGATGCCCATCGAGACGGCGATGGTCGTCTTTCCGACGCCGCCCTTGCCCGAGGCGATGGCGATGACGGGCGCCCGGCGGACCGGCGGCTCGGGGCTCGACCGGCGCTGGGCTAGACGCCGCAGCGCCGATGCCTGATCGCTTGCCGCCGCCGGCATCACGCACCAACCTCGGTCAGTGCCGACTCGGGCAAGTTCGTCTCAGGCGCACGCGGCTCGGGACGCCTCGCCGGAACGCCGCCGACGAGCACCAGCCGGGCCAGACGATCGGCTCGTCCGGGCTCGATGTGGTCGGGTACCTCCTGGCCGGTGGTGACGAAGCTCAGCGGCAGGCCGAGCGCATGGACCATGGAGATCACCGTGCCGACGCCCTCGGCTTCGTCGAGCTTGGTGAAGAGCACGCGATCCGGGCCCGCCTTGGCGAAGCCCTCGGCCGCGCGCCGCAGCGCGCCTGCGCCTGCGGTCGCCGCCAGCACCAGATGCGTCTCGTCGGGCTTCGCGGCGGCCAGGTACTCCGAGAGTTCGTCCACGCGCTGGTCGTCGCGCGGGGAGCGACCGGCCGTATCGATGAGAACGACATCGCAGTCGCTCATCGCGCGACACGCCGCGGCCATCTCGGCCGGGCTCATGACCACCCGCAGCGGCACGCTGATGATGCTGGCGTACGTCCGGAGCTGCTCGACCGCGGCGATGCGGAACGTGTCGGTGGTGATCAAGCCCACCCGCCGCCCACGCCGGAGCTTGTACGCGGCGGCCAACTTCGCGATCGTGGTGGTCTTGCCCACCCCGGTGGGACCGACGAGCGCGATCGTGAGCGGACCGCCCTCGGTCCGGCCCCGCCCGGGCGATGCCACCCGCACCACGTCGGCGAGCGCGCCCTGCACCGCCGGGCCCACCAGCGACGCATCGCAGAGTTCCTCACGCGTCAGCCCTGCTCGCACGACCGAGACGACCTCGTCCGCCAGGTCTCGATCCACCTCGGCCTCGACCATCCGCACGTAGGCCCCGGCCAGGGGCTCGCCGAGCGCTGCGGCCGACACGGGCCCGGCCTGCTGCGTGTGCATCATGCGGCCCAGCATGTTGCGGAGGCTGCGCAGCTCGCTCTCGACGCCAGCCGGCGCTGCCGGGGTGTTGGCTCCCGAGGCCCGGACGCGCATGCGCTCGACGCGCTCGGACGGAGCCGAACTATCGGCCTTCACGGGAGCCGCCGCAACCTCGAATGGTGGCGCCTCGGGCGAAGCGTTCGGCTGGGGCGCCGGAGACGGGGCACCAGCGAGCTGGGTGTATCGCTCGAGCAGCTCCTGCCGCCGCTGCGGCGACGTCGGATCGGCAGCTTCGGCAAGCTCTCGCCGGGGCCGAGGCCTGGCGGGCTGCTTGGGCGGACTGGCGGGCTGCGGCGACCGAACCCCGGTCTGTCGCGGGGCCTTGCCGCGCTGGCGATCGCGCACGACCGACGCCGGCGACGCGGTCACTTCGACGACGGGCCGGCCACCAATGCCGAACAGCCCGCCGACCTTGTAGTTCCGCGTGTGCAGGATGATCGCATCGCGGCCCAGCTCCCGCTGGACGGCGTCGATGGCGTCGGCCATCGACCGTGCGCGATAGGTGCGGATGCCCATGCCCTCCGTGGCTCCTTCTCAGATGCAAGTCGGGCCTCCGGCCCGGCTGGGTCGCGTCGGGACTATCGACAACCCGCGGAGCCGGCGACGACATTTTCATGCCAACCAGAACGCGAATCGGGCACGCCCTACCCCGCGTGCGCGACCGCTGCCTCGCCGGGCGGCCGCACCAGCCCCATTGCGTTCAGCTCGATCTTCTGGTCAACCTCGTTGTATCCCAGCACCGCGATGCCCGGCAGCCTGGGCTCCATGATCTGGAACAGCACCGCACGCACCGTGGGCGAGGCCAGCAGCACCGGAGCGTGCCCGGAATTCACCACCGGTTCCAAGGCCCTGGTGATCTCCTGGGCCACGGCGTTGCTCACGCCGGCGGGCATCGTCAGCGTCGTGGTCTCGGCGCCGCGGTCGATGTAGCTGCTGACCAGGTCTTCCATCGCCGGATCGACGGTCGCGCACGAGAGCACGAGCCTGCCGTCGCCCTCGTCGATGGCGTACTGGTGGCAGATGGCCCGCCGCAGCCCGTTCCGCACGTATTCGGTCAGCACGTCGACGTCCTTGGTCTTGCCGCCCCAGTCGGCCAGCACCTCGAGGATGGTCTCCATATCGCGGATGGGCACGCGCTCGCGCAGCAGGTTCTGCAGCACGTGCTGCAGGTCGGCCAGCTTCACCGAGCCGGCGAGCGCCTCCTCCACGAGCTTGGGGGCGCGGTCCTTCACGCCTTCGATCAGGTTGCCCACCTCCTCGCGCGTCAGCAGCTCGCTGGCGTGGGCCTTCACCACCTCGGTCAGGTGCGTCGTGAGCACGCTGGCCGCGTCGACGACGGTGTAGTTCATCGACTCGGCCCGCATCCGCATGTCGGTGGTGATCCACCACGCGTCGAGGCCGAACGCAGGCTCCTTGGTCGGCTCGCCCTGCAGCTTGCCGGTGGCGATGCCCGGGTCCATCGCCAGGAGCTGGTCGGGCCTGGCCTCACCACGCGCGACGTCGGCCCCGCGGATGCGCACGCGGTAGTGCGTCGGGGGCAACTGCAGGTTGTCGCGGATCCGCACCGGCGGCATGACGAACCCGCTGTC contains:
- a CDS encoding nicotinate-nicotinamide nucleotide adenylyltransferase, which encodes MTHAEPTPLPVPVDCPHVVLFGGTFDPPHVAHVSLADLGRQKLQDRIGARAFLVFVPAARSPHKDDAPTATDAQRVEMLRLATHDLPDCTIWTDELDRANEGEPSYWVRTLARAASLLADRTLWFMIGADQAVSFHRWRDARRMLELAHPLVLPRHPISTAAHLRTAMANASFWSEGELDRWTASLIDVDLIRAASTTVRKAQGSSVDTPMHPSVLEFVRRHGLYGRT
- the metK gene encoding methionine adenosyltransferase, with translation MANNRTSLFTSESVSMGHPDKVADQISDAILDVMLKDDPYSRVAVETMVATGLVVVSGEVTTSTYVDIQDVVRDTIRDIGYDDAEMRFDCDSCAVLVALNKQSPDIAQGVDREGAGDQGLMFGFACNETDELMPLPIQLSHRLVERQAQVRRDGIIPGLRPDAKSQVTIEYEGLKPVRVDTVLMSTQHDKSWNGKQQELRKQVIEHVFKPVLGEWWNSGITIHVNPTGQFEIGGPHGDAGLTGRKIIVDTYGGRGRHGGGAFSGKDPTKVDRSAAYMARYIAKNVVAAELADVCEVQLSYAIGVVEPTSVHVDCLGTEKADLDQIEKAIRKVFPLTPRGIIETLQLRKPIYRLTARHGHFGRKPFERDGNGYFTWEKTDKVDQLKSAVGGAVAAGA
- the purM gene encoding phosphoribosylformylglycinamidine cyclo-ligase, with the protein product MPTPAGQKQRTTTRKRAPTKPATKTTPNATSTKTNPAKRNLSYADSGVDIDAGDRFVQAILGLMRRTHGPRVLKNDGGFAGLFRLDFNEKLFKRNYKEPVLVAATDGVGTKLKLARDTNTFDTVGQDLVAMCVNDLIVEAAEPLFFLDYLAIPKVEHLMLVDLVKGVAEGCKIAGCSLLGGETAELPGIYPEGEFDMAGFAVGVVELRKATSGMKVEPGDVVLGLASSGLHSNGFSLVRRIVEHAGLDLSQTYPELDPEQPLGRVLLTPTRIYAPSITKLLRGYKVKRVVSGMAHITGGGLAGNLERSLNPGVDAVLDRKAWTVPPVFTFLKKHGSVRGPEMDKVFNMGIGFCVVVRPAFADAVADKLARSGERVSRIGVIRRGQGRVVFRS
- a CDS encoding prepilin-type N-terminal cleavage/methylation domain-containing protein, producing the protein MRVQRLGRDRSKGAFTLIELLVVIAIIALLIGILLPALGQARLLGYQAVSLSNVRQLQVAFFNYKADFNDDIPMKMSWRNGGIGGWCTWSYGGKDASEYWRTRSGGVFDEPAYTKPLNPYVYPDLNLPEPNGYNPAPVRYEEGRPDDRQREVLEMPAFRSPGDKKTHQRTWPEPNTQLGSYDDVGTSYHVNMRWWDAGDMRQFSAWTTGGRGPIRYPKGSERWEEGMKRFRQAEFFDASKMVWIHDQTADVVANDDQGRDWLGEFNELNKSVMAFYDGHAEYVLIEPKDPSDPEANLTTNKYTFIFNPR
- the folK gene encoding 2-amino-4-hydroxy-6-hydroxymethyldihydropteridine diphosphokinase; translation: MDNPAEDAWYLEARTPLAEERKAYVGLGSNLNDPAGNVIRAASELGTIAGVRVIATSRLYTTTPVGVADQPDFVNAVAMLEVDCSARALLDGMLEIERRYGRDRAREQRWGPRTLDLDLLLFRQQAIDEPGLTVPHPRMAERLFVLEPLADLAPALKPPGWTMSIGRLTERLRAARVGAEA
- a CDS encoding FliA/WhiG family RNA polymerase sigma factor, which gives rise to MPTALKSSKSPKVRPSRVRASADAAEVAVDSVYAEMDIREVWKLYATEPSDEIRNFLWEKYLPIVRYNAERIHARLPDEVDVEDLVQAGMFGLMGAISAFQLEKNVKFETYCARRVQGAILDELRAMDWVPRLVRSRSAKVDGVRRSIEMETGQPASDDQVAKRLGVGKDEFDKIRRDSRAVSTMSMTRKASDSSGGETRDLEVMRDGADNPVRTMQRKDLRDMLTKGLSRAERLIVILYYYESMTMKEIGATLALSESRVSQMHSAILERLKAQMQHRTRELEPME
- a CDS encoding P-loop NTPase gives rise to the protein MPAAASDQASALRRLAQRRSSPEPPVRRAPVIAIASGKGGVGKTTIAVSMGIALAKRGLRVALVDADLGLANADLICGLRPTARLTEAVARVAQGDRVTVDLVRRISMRGPAGMVVVPGMVGPLRLASGADARAAVAQTVDLLSRAMDVVVVDHGAGLGASVRDGLARAALPLVVATPDPASLADAYALVKSVRNIQCERIPYLLINRAKDAGDAQAAHARVAEVAARFLGCGLPMVGHVPEDPIVQRCSRVRRPLALAAPKSSAARHLNRVVQRLSEEIECERSDSDRKGRPARGLLARIVRGR
- the flhF gene encoding flagellar biosynthesis protein FlhF, which codes for MGIRTYRARSMADAIDAVQRELGRDAIILHTRNYKVGGLFGIGGRPVVEVTASPASVVRDRQRGKAPRQTGVRSPQPASPPKQPARPRPRRELAEAADPTSPQRRQELLERYTQLAGAPSPAPQPNASPEAPPFEVAAAPVKADSSAPSERVERMRVRASGANTPAAPAGVESELRSLRNMLGRMMHTQQAGPVSAAALGEPLAGAYVRMVEAEVDRDLADEVVSVVRAGLTREELCDASLVGPAVQGALADVVRVASPGRGRTEGGPLTIALVGPTGVGKTTTIAKLAAAYKLRRGRRVGLITTDTFRIAAVEQLRTYASIISVPLRVVMSPAEMAAACRAMSDCDVVLIDTAGRSPRDDQRVDELSEYLAAAKPDETHLVLAATAGAGALRRAAEGFAKAGPDRVLFTKLDEAEGVGTVISMVHALGLPLSFVTTGQEVPDHIEPGRADRLARLVLVGGVPARRPEPRAPETNLPESALTEVGA